A genome region from Thermoanaerobaculia bacterium includes the following:
- a CDS encoding Xaa-Pro peptidase family protein, translating into MIDRNALNDRLSRARRKLAESGADVLFVTPSTNLFYLAGLSFHRSERLTAVLLPRDGEPVLITPAFEETHARSMTAIDRVVTWQETEDPFRKAASFLGAAKGVLCVEPSTAYDDVEKLLSHAPGWTPRSGADVFAALRMVKSAAELDAMRRAVATGLDRFRKAFSALAPGVREADVSAAFGGENVVQFGPSAAVPHGEASARTLSKNEAVLIDAWDNPEGYYYDITRSTFYGTPTDEYRRVWDVVFEAQGAGIAAARPGVRCSDVDAAARAVIEKAGYGEFFTHRLGHGLGIDVHEPPYMVAGNGILLEPGMTFTSEPGIYLPGKFGVRIEDDVVVTGTGAETLSKRPEKLEPIPA; encoded by the coding sequence ATGATCGATCGAAACGCGTTGAACGACCGCCTTTCCCGGGCGCGGCGCAAACTCGCGGAATCGGGCGCCGACGTCCTGTTCGTGACCCCGTCGACGAACCTCTTCTATCTCGCCGGACTCTCCTTCCACCGGAGCGAGCGGCTGACCGCCGTCCTCCTTCCGCGGGACGGAGAGCCGGTCCTGATCACGCCGGCATTCGAGGAAACGCACGCGCGAAGCATGACGGCGATCGATCGGGTCGTCACCTGGCAGGAGACGGAAGATCCGTTCCGGAAGGCGGCTTCGTTCCTCGGCGCAGCGAAGGGCGTCCTCTGCGTGGAACCTTCCACGGCGTACGACGACGTCGAGAAGCTCCTCTCCCACGCGCCCGGCTGGACGCCGCGCTCCGGCGCGGACGTCTTCGCGGCGCTGCGGATGGTCAAGTCCGCCGCGGAGCTCGACGCGATGCGCCGCGCGGTCGCGACGGGACTCGACCGGTTCCGGAAGGCGTTCTCGGCCCTCGCTCCGGGCGTTCGCGAAGCGGACGTGTCGGCCGCTTTCGGCGGCGAGAACGTCGTCCAGTTCGGCCCGTCGGCCGCCGTCCCCCACGGGGAAGCGAGCGCGCGGACTCTGTCGAAGAACGAAGCCGTGCTGATCGACGCCTGGGACAATCCGGAGGGTTACTACTACGACATCACGCGGTCGACCTTCTACGGCACGCCGACCGACGAATACCGCCGCGTCTGGGACGTCGTGTTCGAGGCGCAGGGCGCCGGGATCGCCGCCGCCCGTCCGGGCGTGCGCTGCTCCGACGTCGACGCCGCCGCTCGCGCCGTCATCGAGAAGGCGGGCTACGGGGAGTTCTTCACCCACCGCCTCGGGCACGGCCTCGGGATCGACGTCCACGAACCCCCGTACATGGTCGCGGGCAACGGCATCCTCCTCGAGCCGGGGATGACGTTCACGTCCGAGCCGGGGATCTATCTCCCCGGAAAGTTCGGCGTGCGGATCGAGGACGACGTCGTCGTCACCGGCACGGGCGCCGAGACGCTGTCGAAGAGGCCCGAGAAGCTCGAGCCGATCCCGGCGTAG